The DNA window TCAATGATTTATCTGAGATACTTTCAAAATCAACCACTtctgaggattttttttttgtgtgtgttaaAAGTATGCGCAAGGTTTCCATTGGATCCTTGCTGATTAGTGTGGAAATGAGTTAGTCATGATTTAATAGTATACTGCTGTCATTTCAAATCTAAGTACAGTAATAGCTGAGCAAAATGAGTTAGTCATAGTTTGATAGTATACTTCTGTCGTTACAAATCTAAGTACAGTAATAGCTGAGCAAACCAAGGAAATTTTTGGAGTTTCTTGAATTCTCTTAAATACCATCATTGCAGTTAGCTAACCTTACTTTTTTCCCCCTTGAGGAGAGGGGGGGTTACACCTTGTGATAGCTGTAAATAAATGACCTGGTGATTGCTTATCACAtttatgagatgattttgttgAGTTTTTCTGTTATTTATTTCTGATCTTGCAAGTTGTAATGACAATTATGAATTTATGATGTCTTAGCATTAGATTTTGATGGTTCACAAACATAACAGCGGAAACCCATGTTGATTGTTGGAGGAGTCATGTTCAGTTGGATGTCATGTGGCTAATCATAATTGAGCTTACTGCTGTGGTTAGAGAGTTTAATGATGCTCGTTTCAACATGCTGCAATTGTTCCATAGCTACCAGTCCTTTTCGGTTTATGTTACATGAAAATATTTAGTGTTAGCTTTACTTCTAAATGCTGTATTGATGTTGCTCTCCCTTTTTTTTAGGGCAGCAGGGGTGGGGGGAATAGCTCCTTAAAATGTCAATAAGAAAGTTGAATGTAATTGATTTTTAATGAGTATGTTTGTGTTTTCTTGTTATGCATGATATTTTCTTTGGTATCATGTTAGCATGTCTGCCATTATATGCCCTTTTATCCGGGGCTGGTTTTAGGACATCGAAGAGTGAAggcaaatatattttttgagaATAAGAAAATAGTTTGTGGCACGACCAATTGATTCATTAGTTTCTTTTGCACTAAGACTGATGAATCATCAGTTTGTTGGAAACTGTGTGGCTGCGAAGCTGGTGAACTGGTAAATTAGCGTGTAATAATAGAATTCAGGTAACCATGAAAGTTAAGTCAATTTAAGGGAAGGAAGAAAGGTACTGGAGGAAGAGGATGGAGGAGTAGAGATGTCAGTGAAGAAAATGGGGGAAAAATCACATGGTAAAGTTAAAAAGAAACAGAATGATTTTGGCATAACGGCAACTTAATACAGATGGAAGAATTGGATTTGTATTGGAAGAGCTGGTTAGAAGAGAAGAAGATAATAAGAGGGGGATAGAAGCAATGTGTTTGGATGTACAGTAGCTGGGCTAAAAGGAAATTGTCACTGGATCATCTGAATGGATGAGCAATGTGAGATGTAGGACAAGTAATAAATGTCCATGCACTAATGTGTTTCTTTTCTCATGCTTAATTCTTTGCATAAATTAAAATGCTATCATTTCCTTTTTGGTCAGTAATCAAAATGACTTAACGATGACTAAAGGGACACCAATGATCATTTGACAATGCACAGTTTGTTGAAGTGGAAACATTCAGATAATTTGACAAGACATAATTCATTGAAGTGGAGACATTCAACTTCATACAACTTCACCTTTGGTTTAATAGTGTCTTCTATTATTGTTAAGTAGCttctttttctgcattttcatGCAAGACTAAGAGCAACTATAGTTTATCATTACAATTATGCCTATTGCAGGTATTCTAGCTTGTCTTGATGGATATATGAATATAGCAATGGAACAAACAGAGGAGTATGTCAATGGACAGCTGAAGAATAAATATGGGGATGCTTTTATTCGTGGGAATAATGGTAAGTTTGAAATGATGTTGCTTTAGtatgtttttcttttcacttaACTTTTAATAATAATGTTGCGAGTCTCTTGCAGTGTTATATATCAGCACATCAAAAAGAACTTTAGCGGAAGGTGTATAAAAATTGGGATTTCCCAAACACATCAACTTATTTCATCATTTTGTCTGCTGTTGATGAATGAGCAGATCAAGAATTCCTTCTTTTTCTAGGTAGATCAAGAAGCTTTATATCACTAAACATGTCATTTGAACTAGATCAGGTTTGGAATGTATACGACTTGTTTTGTGGTGCAGATCGTCTGATGTATGATTTGCCTGTAATCTGCTACTATTGCATCAAGATATGATTTACTGCAAATAGATCTGCTCAAATTGGTTCTGGGTATAGCCCTCTAAtgctctgtttcttttttttaatatactaTTATCAGCTATTAGTAGAGTATAGCTTGAACCTTAgcctttttttaatttaataatcAGAAGGTTATTTGACAAAGCAAAAAGGCCAAATGTGAGACGGAACTGTAGCAATAAAAGAATGATTAGCAGGCAGCCTAAGAGTAACCTAGTCGTCATTGACAGCTTTAACCATAGCAGCAAAGCTTAATACCTCACATATTAGGAGGAAAATCGTGTCTCGTCTTGTTTGTCAAATTAAGAACATACAAAATATACGAGTTTCAATAGATCATCAACAAAAGCTTTACAATCAACTAACTAGATTTTCCTGTAACAGCTAAACAATGGACATAGATAGTGATGATTGAAACAAAGTACCTGTACGAATTGTTGATTACATGATTGGCAATAATAACCTTTTCACATAATGCTCTGATTTTAAAGACTAATTTAATGAAACAATTTGAGCTTTAATTGTGTCAGCTCTATTTTCCTTGTGATGTTggaaatattttaaatttgtgTTTCTAAAgattaattttgatcaattttcaatttttagtaGTATGCTTTAGTCTACCATTTAGGATGGTGAATGTGTTGTAAGCAGCAACGGATGTTGGTATAAGCGGGAGGGGCTTGCATCCCTTAACCATGAGGTATTGAGTTCGAAATCCATGAGAATGGAAAGGACAACGTTAGGAGAGTTTCCCCCCGCAAGGGCCCTATGCAGCTCAAATAGTATCAATCGTAAACCGTAAAACGAATGCGCATACCTGTGGGTtataccagaaaaaaaaaaaaagaatgtgaTGTAAGCAAAACCCCTTACAATTTTAGCGTGCTATGGTAGACAGGGTGAGTTATGACATTGGAGTCATGTTACAAGTGTTGCCGCATGTTATTTTGAGCTACAAAAATTCATGTTCGTGTTACTTAATATTCTAAATTACATGCTTTCTAAAAGCTCATGCAAATTACCTGGGCATCCATAATAAATTACACTTTAAATAATGTAATCCATATGCCACATTATGACTTTATTATCCGGTATTTCATTACACTATCTCTCACTATATATTACACTCTACAAAATATAATAGCATGGATCCACAATCAAATCACACACTTATTTTAATAATTCACAATACATattccataaataaataaatttattttctaaacaattatttcattatttttgaaaaataatttattaacaTTCCAGAAAATTTTTACTTcccaaaaattttttgttttctaaaaaatcatattattattttttgaaaaataatatatatttttttggctCTCAAAAATAATACattgttatttttctaaaaaattaagTAATTATTAAACAAATACCCAACActtaaaatgtaaaaatatcATAATCATCATAACTTGATTAAAaatacttaattttattaatttaactCCATCACATAATTTAAAGCAATTGAAGCAGAAGTAATAATAtaacaaaaactaattttcaaTGTCATTGCCAACAAACTATTCCCAAATATGCTCGGCCAAGTTCGATCGAAGTTGACGATGTACTTCACAGTTATTTAGTTCTATGTTTTTTTGAAGGTAATGTTGAAAATCTTGGACAGAACCTTGGAGCATTAAATATATTTCTAAAACTATTAAAATTCTCATCTATATTGAGAAAATATTGGAACTTTAGAAAATTGAATAAGAgtttgaagaaaagaaatggtAGAGTAGGAGACTGAGAAATTGAAAATATGTTAAACAATATTTACAGACAAAATTTTGAATcacaaaacattaaaaaaatgataattaaaaataaaaatattaccTTTGGGAATTTTACCGTTCATCAATTTGGTGGATGAGGATTGACATTGAATAAACATTACCGTTGCAAAGCATTGAAATTGACACAATATTACTATCGGAAAAATTTAATGCTTTTAAAATTATCAAATGGGACCCACAACtagttttctttgttttttttttctttttttgtcatcTTGCATGTCTATTATGCATGTAATGGTCATAATACGCATCATGGTTATTACACTCTTACTATAAGAGAGGATATAATGGTTGGATGTAATAAAGGATATTGCACTCTCTATTACGCCTCATAAGGGTATCTATAATAGATTACACTTTAAAAAATGTAATTTATATGTCATATCATCACTTTATTATTCCATTGTACTATCACTCACTATAGATTATATTGTACACAGTGTAATAACATGAACTCATAATCAAATCAcacatttattttaataattctCAATACATATCCCATAAAtgaataaatttattttctaaaaataatttcattgtttttgaaaaataatttattaacttttgttgaaat is part of the Coffea eugenioides isolate CCC68of chromosome 6, Ceug_1.0, whole genome shotgun sequence genome and encodes:
- the LOC113775869 gene encoding sm-like protein LSM36B → MSGTREKGSATTKTPADFLKSIRGRPVVVKLNSGVDYRGILACLDGYMNIAMEQTEEYVNGQLKNKYGDAFIRGNNVLYISTSKRTLAEGV